One stretch of Gadus macrocephalus chromosome 12, ASM3116895v1 DNA includes these proteins:
- the tmem44 gene encoding transmembrane protein 44 isoform X2: MNDLTDNRIHNFRSLYQFCVEAITTCLSFNADKACVPFALFALSALLLFTSCVVLIHQRCTVRQGNTGAVVAIYCFLGNLCSTIGAVLSQQLDIQIVFGVLTVAVDFVNIVSIFLTLYICWNSTKDRRLRIIRRRRRQHLLCMCLLMGLGGYATSESIPAYRPFARRKLLDTFLQASDNTQVLGYTLGMISLAIVCTSRFPAINRACRREKVSPAAGVSAVLCSSTGLLYISALLLSDPVVPGLFLKAAPWLLSALCGATLDLLVLVIFWCRKGARRKPERISLDTQSLLEFPHFHKRHGNQLKKHRKQEKNNSKTPKTAEIGHYMDVSVQPAVKECREDLMLSGRDNLATGTTRGVQLVQVASGGSVCSSCTSYDSSSYSSDLEWDFEEARSCWSEPPWRTEEGDEFLQDWPKNPPPFVASTCSASDFTEMPL, from the exons ATGAACGACTTGACCGACAACCGCATTCATAACTTTCGTTCTTTATATCAGTTTTGCGTCGAGGCGATAACAACCTGCCTCTCGTTCAACGCTGACAAAGCGTGTGTCCCCTTCGCACTCTTTGCGTTGTCTGCACTACTGTTATTTACATCATGTGTTGT GTTAATCCATCAGCGATGCACCGTGAGGCAGGGGAACACTGGAGCAGTGGTCGCCATCTATTGCTTTCTCGGCAACCTGTGCAGCACTATCGGCGCGGTTCTTTCTCAACAGCTAGATATCCAG ATAGTGTTTGGTGTCTTGACTGTAGCTGTGGATTTTGTGAACATTGTTTCCATCTTCCTCACGCTTTATATTTGCTGGAATTCAACCAAAG ATAGGAGGCTTAGGATAATCAGGAGACGACGAAGGCAGCATCTcctctgtatgtgtctgttgaTGGGACTAGGAGGTTATGCAACCAGTGAGAGCATCCCAGCATACAGGCCCTTTGCACGAAGAAAACTACTTGATACCTTTCTTCAagccagt GATAACACACAGGTCTTGGGTTACACTCTGGGCATGATCTCTCTCGCCATAGTCTGCACCTCCAGATTCCCTGCCATCAACCGAGCA TGCAGGAGGGAGAAGGTCTCTCCGGCGGCCGGTGTCTCAGCAGTGCTGTGCTCGTCGACCGGCCTCCTCTACATCTCCGCCCTCCTGCTCTCTGACCCCGTGGTTCCCGGACTCTTCCTCAAGGCAGCGCCCTGGCTGCTCTCTGCCCTCTGCGGCGCCACGCTGGACCTGCTC GTTCTGGTCATATTTTGGTGCCGAAAAGGAGCCAGACGGAAACCTGAGAGGATCTCACTAGACACACAGAGCCTTCTAGAGTTTCCACACTTTCATAAGAGACATGGCAACCAActgaaaaaacacagaaaacaagAA AAGAACAACAGCAAGACACCAAAGACCGCTGAAATCGGCCACTATATGGACGTCAGTGTTCAACCTGCAGTGAAA gaATGCCGAGAGGACTTGATGCTATCTGGGAGAGATAACTTGGCGACTGGGACTACGAGAGGAGTACAGCTGGTCCAGGTGGCGAGTGGGgggtctgtctgctcctcctgcacctcctatGACTCCTCGTCCTACAGCTCCGACCTGGAG TGGGACTTTGAGGAGGCCAGAAGCTGTTGGAGTGAACCACCATGGAGaacggaggagggggatgagttCCTGCAGGATTGGCCCAAGAACCCTCCACCGTTTGTGGCGAGCACCTGCAGCGCTTCTGACTTCACAGAGATGCCTCTGTGA
- the tmem44 gene encoding transmembrane protein 44 isoform X3, whose translation MNDLTDNRIHNFRSLYQFCVEAITTCLSFNADKACVPFALFALSALLLFTSCVVLIHQRCTVRQGNTGAVVAIYCFLGNLCSTIGAVLSQQLDIQIVFGVLTVAVDFVNIVSIFLTLYICWNSTKDRRLRIIRRRRRQHLLCMCLLMGLGGYATSESIPAYRPFARRKLLDTFLQDNTQVLGYTLGMISLAIVCTSRFPAINRACRREKVSPAAGVSAVLCSSTGLLYISALLLSDPVVPGLFLKAAPWLLSALCGATLDLLVLVIFWCRKGARRKPERISLDTQSLLEFPHFHKRHGNQLKKHRKQEKNNSKTPKTAEIGHYMDVSVQPAVKECREDLMLSGRDNLATGTTRGVQLVQVASGGSVCSSCTSYDSSSYSSDLEWDFEEARSCWSEPPWRTEEGDEFLQDWPKNPPPFVASTCSASDFTEMPL comes from the exons ATGAACGACTTGACCGACAACCGCATTCATAACTTTCGTTCTTTATATCAGTTTTGCGTCGAGGCGATAACAACCTGCCTCTCGTTCAACGCTGACAAAGCGTGTGTCCCCTTCGCACTCTTTGCGTTGTCTGCACTACTGTTATTTACATCATGTGTTGT GTTAATCCATCAGCGATGCACCGTGAGGCAGGGGAACACTGGAGCAGTGGTCGCCATCTATTGCTTTCTCGGCAACCTGTGCAGCACTATCGGCGCGGTTCTTTCTCAACAGCTAGATATCCAG ATAGTGTTTGGTGTCTTGACTGTAGCTGTGGATTTTGTGAACATTGTTTCCATCTTCCTCACGCTTTATATTTGCTGGAATTCAACCAAAG ATAGGAGGCTTAGGATAATCAGGAGACGACGAAGGCAGCATCTcctctgtatgtgtctgttgaTGGGACTAGGAGGTTATGCAACCAGTGAGAGCATCCCAGCATACAGGCCCTTTGCACGAAGAAAACTACTTGATACCTTTCTTCAa GATAACACACAGGTCTTGGGTTACACTCTGGGCATGATCTCTCTCGCCATAGTCTGCACCTCCAGATTCCCTGCCATCAACCGAGCA TGCAGGAGGGAGAAGGTCTCTCCGGCGGCCGGTGTCTCAGCAGTGCTGTGCTCGTCGACCGGCCTCCTCTACATCTCCGCCCTCCTGCTCTCTGACCCCGTGGTTCCCGGACTCTTCCTCAAGGCAGCGCCCTGGCTGCTCTCTGCCCTCTGCGGCGCCACGCTGGACCTGCTC GTTCTGGTCATATTTTGGTGCCGAAAAGGAGCCAGACGGAAACCTGAGAGGATCTCACTAGACACACAGAGCCTTCTAGAGTTTCCACACTTTCATAAGAGACATGGCAACCAActgaaaaaacacagaaaacaagAA AAGAACAACAGCAAGACACCAAAGACCGCTGAAATCGGCCACTATATGGACGTCAGTGTTCAACCTGCAGTGAAA gaATGCCGAGAGGACTTGATGCTATCTGGGAGAGATAACTTGGCGACTGGGACTACGAGAGGAGTACAGCTGGTCCAGGTGGCGAGTGGGgggtctgtctgctcctcctgcacctcctatGACTCCTCGTCCTACAGCTCCGACCTGGAG TGGGACTTTGAGGAGGCCAGAAGCTGTTGGAGTGAACCACCATGGAGaacggaggagggggatgagttCCTGCAGGATTGGCCCAAGAACCCTCCACCGTTTGTGGCGAGCACCTGCAGCGCTTCTGACTTCACAGAGATGCCTCTGTGA
- the tmem44 gene encoding transmembrane protein 44 isoform X1: MNDLTDNRIHNFRSLYQFCVEAITTCLSFNADKACVPFALFALSALLLFTSCVVLIHQRCTVRQGNTGAVVAIYCFLGNLCSTIGAVLSQQLDIQIVFGVLTVAVDFVNIVSIFLTLYICWNSTKDRRLRIIRRRRRQHLLCMCLLMGLGGYATSESIPAYRPFARRKLLDTFLQASVWDNTQVLGYTLGMISLAIVCTSRFPAINRACRREKVSPAAGVSAVLCSSTGLLYISALLLSDPVVPGLFLKAAPWLLSALCGATLDLLVLVIFWCRKGARRKPERISLDTQSLLEFPHFHKRHGNQLKKHRKQEKNNSKTPKTAEIGHYMDVSVQPAVKECREDLMLSGRDNLATGTTRGVQLVQVASGGSVCSSCTSYDSSSYSSDLEWDFEEARSCWSEPPWRTEEGDEFLQDWPKNPPPFVASTCSASDFTEMPL; this comes from the exons ATGAACGACTTGACCGACAACCGCATTCATAACTTTCGTTCTTTATATCAGTTTTGCGTCGAGGCGATAACAACCTGCCTCTCGTTCAACGCTGACAAAGCGTGTGTCCCCTTCGCACTCTTTGCGTTGTCTGCACTACTGTTATTTACATCATGTGTTGT GTTAATCCATCAGCGATGCACCGTGAGGCAGGGGAACACTGGAGCAGTGGTCGCCATCTATTGCTTTCTCGGCAACCTGTGCAGCACTATCGGCGCGGTTCTTTCTCAACAGCTAGATATCCAG ATAGTGTTTGGTGTCTTGACTGTAGCTGTGGATTTTGTGAACATTGTTTCCATCTTCCTCACGCTTTATATTTGCTGGAATTCAACCAAAG ATAGGAGGCTTAGGATAATCAGGAGACGACGAAGGCAGCATCTcctctgtatgtgtctgttgaTGGGACTAGGAGGTTATGCAACCAGTGAGAGCATCCCAGCATACAGGCCCTTTGCACGAAGAAAACTACTTGATACCTTTCTTCAagccagtgtgtgg GATAACACACAGGTCTTGGGTTACACTCTGGGCATGATCTCTCTCGCCATAGTCTGCACCTCCAGATTCCCTGCCATCAACCGAGCA TGCAGGAGGGAGAAGGTCTCTCCGGCGGCCGGTGTCTCAGCAGTGCTGTGCTCGTCGACCGGCCTCCTCTACATCTCCGCCCTCCTGCTCTCTGACCCCGTGGTTCCCGGACTCTTCCTCAAGGCAGCGCCCTGGCTGCTCTCTGCCCTCTGCGGCGCCACGCTGGACCTGCTC GTTCTGGTCATATTTTGGTGCCGAAAAGGAGCCAGACGGAAACCTGAGAGGATCTCACTAGACACACAGAGCCTTCTAGAGTTTCCACACTTTCATAAGAGACATGGCAACCAActgaaaaaacacagaaaacaagAA AAGAACAACAGCAAGACACCAAAGACCGCTGAAATCGGCCACTATATGGACGTCAGTGTTCAACCTGCAGTGAAA gaATGCCGAGAGGACTTGATGCTATCTGGGAGAGATAACTTGGCGACTGGGACTACGAGAGGAGTACAGCTGGTCCAGGTGGCGAGTGGGgggtctgtctgctcctcctgcacctcctatGACTCCTCGTCCTACAGCTCCGACCTGGAG TGGGACTTTGAGGAGGCCAGAAGCTGTTGGAGTGAACCACCATGGAGaacggaggagggggatgagttCCTGCAGGATTGGCCCAAGAACCCTCCACCGTTTGTGGCGAGCACCTGCAGCGCTTCTGACTTCACAGAGATGCCTCTGTGA
- the tmem44 gene encoding transmembrane protein 44 isoform X4 translates to MNDLTDNRIHNFRSLYQFCVEAITTCLSFNADKACVPFALFALSALLLFTSCVVLIHQRCTVRQGNTGAVVAIYCFLGNLCSTIGAVLSQQLDIQDNTQVLGYTLGMISLAIVCTSRFPAINRACRREKVSPAAGVSAVLCSSTGLLYISALLLSDPVVPGLFLKAAPWLLSALCGATLDLLVLVIFWCRKGARRKPERISLDTQSLLEFPHFHKRHGNQLKKHRKQEKNNSKTPKTAEIGHYMDVSVQPAVKECREDLMLSGRDNLATGTTRGVQLVQVASGGSVCSSCTSYDSSSYSSDLEWDFEEARSCWSEPPWRTEEGDEFLQDWPKNPPPFVASTCSASDFTEMPL, encoded by the exons ATGAACGACTTGACCGACAACCGCATTCATAACTTTCGTTCTTTATATCAGTTTTGCGTCGAGGCGATAACAACCTGCCTCTCGTTCAACGCTGACAAAGCGTGTGTCCCCTTCGCACTCTTTGCGTTGTCTGCACTACTGTTATTTACATCATGTGTTGT GTTAATCCATCAGCGATGCACCGTGAGGCAGGGGAACACTGGAGCAGTGGTCGCCATCTATTGCTTTCTCGGCAACCTGTGCAGCACTATCGGCGCGGTTCTTTCTCAACAGCTAGATATCCAG GATAACACACAGGTCTTGGGTTACACTCTGGGCATGATCTCTCTCGCCATAGTCTGCACCTCCAGATTCCCTGCCATCAACCGAGCA TGCAGGAGGGAGAAGGTCTCTCCGGCGGCCGGTGTCTCAGCAGTGCTGTGCTCGTCGACCGGCCTCCTCTACATCTCCGCCCTCCTGCTCTCTGACCCCGTGGTTCCCGGACTCTTCCTCAAGGCAGCGCCCTGGCTGCTCTCTGCCCTCTGCGGCGCCACGCTGGACCTGCTC GTTCTGGTCATATTTTGGTGCCGAAAAGGAGCCAGACGGAAACCTGAGAGGATCTCACTAGACACACAGAGCCTTCTAGAGTTTCCACACTTTCATAAGAGACATGGCAACCAActgaaaaaacacagaaaacaagAA AAGAACAACAGCAAGACACCAAAGACCGCTGAAATCGGCCACTATATGGACGTCAGTGTTCAACCTGCAGTGAAA gaATGCCGAGAGGACTTGATGCTATCTGGGAGAGATAACTTGGCGACTGGGACTACGAGAGGAGTACAGCTGGTCCAGGTGGCGAGTGGGgggtctgtctgctcctcctgcacctcctatGACTCCTCGTCCTACAGCTCCGACCTGGAG TGGGACTTTGAGGAGGCCAGAAGCTGTTGGAGTGAACCACCATGGAGaacggaggagggggatgagttCCTGCAGGATTGGCCCAAGAACCCTCCACCGTTTGTGGCGAGCACCTGCAGCGCTTCTGACTTCACAGAGATGCCTCTGTGA
- the lsg1 gene encoding large subunit GTPase 1 homolog — MGKKKTGGGPGGLGRCLIKERLQANRGHKKIDTWLHTSELNDGYDWGRLNLQSVTEQSSMDDFLATAELAGTEFIAEKLNIKFVPAEARAGLLTSEERARLKKVHEENKQLLRIPRRPKWDENTSAEVLQQAERDSFLEWRRELAKLEEEQKFILTPFERNLDFWRQLWRVIERSDVVVQIVDGRNPLLFRCPDLEAYVKEVSEDKVNMILVNKADLLTREQRGIWARYFQKQGIRAVFWSALAEADRLEALEKGMEVEETEDAVSEPEEEEEEEEQPSVAKESQQPEAKEEEEEEDSMDEDPRERVTVAEEDWQTCSEGDDEEEEEGGAAGPSNKDGFRNSSRLLHKDELLAMFKMVHTGKQCREGQITVGMVGYPNVGKSTTINTIFRDKKVSVSATPGHTKHFQTLFVEPGLCLCDCPGLVMPSFVSTKAEMICCGILSIDQMRDHVPSISLVCQTIPRHVMERTYGINIIRPREDQDPDRAPTSEEMLRAYGYMRGFMTAHGQPDEARSARYVLKDYVNGKLLYCHPPPHIQAADFQPQHRTFLPTDGEIDESSNPSCSLNKIRRIENPVDKNFFNQENVRALTKGVQNVMGYKMGSGPVTPGQPGHVGPGQVGPEGVVGKPWKKHGNGNKKEKVRRLTRHLEA, encoded by the exons ATGGGCAAAAAGAAGACGGGAGGGGGGCCTGGCGGACTCGGGAGGTGTCTGATCAAGGAGAGGCTTCAGGCCAATCGTGGACACAAGAAGATCGACACCTGG CTTCACACTAGTGAACTTAACGATGGCTATGACTGGGGTCGACTGAACCTGCAGTCAGTTACCGAACAGAGTTCCATGGATGACTTCCTCGCCACTGCCGAATTAGCAGGCACAGAGTTCATTGCTG AAAAGCTAAACATTAAGTTCGTGCCGGCGGAAGCCAGGGCGGGGCTACTGACCTCAGAGGAACGGGCCAGGTTGAAGAAGGTGCACGAAGAGAATAAACAGCTCCTCCGCATCCCCCGCCG CCCAAAATGGGACGAGAACACCAGCGCTGAGGTCCTTCAGCAGGCGGAGAGAGACAGCTTCCTGGAATGGAGAAGGGAACTCGCAAA GCTGGAAGAGGAGCAGAAGTTTATTCTCACGCCATTCGAGAGGAACCTTGACTTCTGGAGGCAGCTGTGGAGAGTGATCGAGAGGAG TGATGTCGTTGTCCAGATTGTTGATGGCAGAAATCCTCTACTGTTTCGTTGCCCTGATCTT GAGGCGTATGTGAAGGAGGTGTCGGAGGACAAGGTGAACATGATCCTGGTGAACAAGGCGGACCTGCTGACCCGGGAGCAGCGCGGCATCTGGGCCAGGTACTTCCAGAAGCAAGGCATCAGGGCGGTGTTCTGGTCGGCCCTGGCAGAGGCGGACCGGTTGGAGGCGCTGGAAAAG ggaatggaggtggaggagactgAAGATGCAGTGAGTGAAccggaagaggaagaggaggaggaggagcagcccaGCGTGGCTAAGGAGAGTCAGCAACCAGAAgctaaggaggaggaggaggaggaggatagtaTGGATGAAGATCCGCGGGAAAGGGTAACGGTAGCAGAAGAGGACTGGCAGACCTGCTCGGAAGGCgatgacgaagaggaggaggagggaggggcggcTGGTCCGTCGAATAAAGACGGCTTCCGCAACTCCAGTCGTCTGCTGCACAAGGACGAGCTGCTGGCCATGTTCAAGATGGTTCACACCGGGAAACAGTGCAGAGAAGGACAAATCACCGTGGGCATG GTTGGATATCCCAATGTGGGAAAAAGTACAACCATCAACACAATCTTCAGGGACAAAAAAGTGTCAGTTTCTGCCACTCCCGGTCACACCAAGCACTTTCAG aCTCTGTTTGTGGAGCCTGGCCTCTGCCTCTGTGACTGCCCGGGTCTGGTGATGCCCTCCTTCGTCTCCACCAAGGCTGAGATGATCTGCTGTGGCATCCTGTCCATCGATCAGATGAGGGACCACGTTCCTAGCATCTCCCTC GTGTGTCAAACCATCCCGCGCCACGTCATGGAGAGAACGTACGGCATCAACATCATCCGGCCCCGGGAGGACCAGGACCCAGACCGCGCGCCCACCTCTGAGGAGATGCTCAGGGCCTACGGAT ATATGAGGGGCTTCATGACGGCCCACGGACAGCCCGACGAGGCAAGATCGGCCCGCTACGTTCTGAAGGATTATGTCAAC GGCAAGCTCCTGTACTGCCACCCTCCACCACACATCCAGGCTGCAGACTTCCAGCCCCAGCACAGAACCTTCCTGCCCACGGACGGGGAGATCGACGAGTCCTCCAATCCCAGCTGCAGCCTGAACAAGATCAGGAGGATAGAGAACCCTGTGGACAAGAACTTCTTCAATCAG GAGAACGTGCGTGCGCTCACCAAGGGCGTCCAGAACGTCATGGGCTACAAGATGGGCAGCGGGCCCGTGACCCCGGGCCAGCCGGGCCACGTGGGCCCCGGCCAGGTGGGCCCCGAGGGCGTGGTCGGCAAACCCTGGAAGAAGCACGGCAACGGCAACAAAAAGGAGAAGGTCCGCAGGCTCACCCGGCACCTGGAGGCCTGA
- the fam43a gene encoding protein FAM43A — protein sequence MLTGSKHMMLPWKKNKFDLIEEDKQSKQQKGYAVSLNYSALTSFAKSCPESALNRVGSMFKSKRKKVKITSEDPTYTVLYLGNATTIQSKGEGCTDVAVSKIWGKSEMGKNGTKMKLTVSSQGIRMVHVDDKARRPGHLYLLHRITYCVADPRLPRIFAWVYRHEMKHKAVMLRCHAVLVSKPEKAKAMALLLYQTSATALAEFKRLKRRDDARHQQQQLIGEQTIPLVPLRKLLNGQCYYKPPVERSRSAPKLGSITEDLVGEEEEEKAMHFECEDILDTEDDCVDNGKQELSQMINDLGEMCIGNDVQTLKADLRVTRLLSGESTGSESSIESNQETNHFTHGFEESKVHEIA from the coding sequence ATGTTGACTGGAAGCAAGCATATGATGCTGCCCTGGAAGAAGAATAAGTTCGACCTGATCGAGGAAGACAAGCAGTCCAAGCAGCAGAAGGGCTATGCCGTGAGCCTCAACTACTCGGCGCTCACCTCCTTCGCTAAGTCGTGCCCGGAGAGCGCCCTCAACCGGGTGGGCAGCATGTTCAAGTCCAAGAGGAAAAAGGTGAAGATCACCAGCGAGGACCCCACTTACACGGTGCTGTACCTGGGCAACGCGACCACAATCCAATCCAAGGGAGAGGGCTGCACGGACGTTGCTGTGAGCAAGATCTGGGGCAAGAGCGAGATGGGCAAGAACGGCACCAAGATGAAGCTGACGGTGAGCTCGCAGGGCATCCGTATGGTGCACGTGGACGACAAGGCACGGAGACCTGGACATTTGTATCTGCTTCACCGGATAACGTATTGCGTGGCCGACCCGAGGCTACCCAGGATCTTCGCGTGGGTGTACAGGCACGAGATGAAGCACAAGGCAGTGATGCTGAGGTGCCACGCGGTGCTGGTGTCCAAGCCGGAGAAGGCGAAGGCCATGGCGCTGCTCCTGTACCAGACCTCGGCCACGGCCCTGGCCGAGTTCAAGAGACTGAAGCGCCGGGACGACGCCaggcaccagcagcagcagctgatcGGGGAGCAGACCATCCCACTGGTGCCCCTGCGGAAGCTTCTGAACGGACAGTGTTACTACAAACCCCCGGTGGAGCGCAGTCGGAGCGCGCCAAAGCTGGGCTCCATCACGGAGGACTTGGTgggcgaagaggaggaggagaaggcgatGCATTTTGAGTGCGAGGACATTCTGGACACGGAGGATGATTGCGTGGACAATGGCAAACAGGAGTTGTCGCAGATGATCAACGACCTGGGGGAGATGTGCATAGGGAACGACGTGCAAACACTGAAGGCTGACCTGCGGGTCACCAGGCTGCTGTCCGGGGAGAGCACGGGCAGCGAGTCGTCGATAGAGAGCAACCAGGAGACGAACCATTTCACGCATGGATTCGAGGAGTCAAAGGTCCACGAAATTGCGTAA